The genomic window ATCGATGGCATCATCGAAGTCCGGGACGAAACCGACCGTGAAGGCATGCGCATCATAGTGGAGGTCAAGAAGGAGGCGAATGTCGAAGGCATCATCAACTACTTCTACAAGAAGACGGACCTCCAGGTATCCTACAACTTCAATATGGTGGCGATCAGCGACAGGGCACCGAAGCAGCTCGGGCTGAAGGAAATTCTGGAGAGCTATATCGCCCATCAGAAGGACGTCATCCTCAGGCGCTCGCAGTATGAGCTTTCGGAAGCGGAGCGCAGGATGCATATCATCGAAGGACTCATGCACGCGCTGTCCATATTGGACGAAGTCATCCGCGTCATCCGGGAGTCGGATAACAAGCGCAATGCCAAGGCGAATCTGGTGGAAGCCTTCAGCTTCACGGAAGCCCAGGCGGAAGCAATCGTCATGCTTCAGCTGTACCGTCTGACGAACACGGATATCGCAGAACTTGAAACTGAGCACAGCGAGTTGGAATATACGATCAATCAGCTGCGGGAAATACTGGGCAATGAAAAGCAGCTGCTCAAAGTGATCAAAAAAGAGCTGCGTGACATCAAAAAGAAATATGCCACACCGCGCAGAAGTACGGTGGAAGATGAAATCGAGGCCATCGAGCTTGAGAAGGAAGTGCTGATCGCCAAGGAGGAAGTCGTCGTTTCACTGACGAAGGAAGGGTATGTGAAGCGTACGAGCCTTCGGAGCTACAATGCGAGCACCCCGGATGAAATCGGCATGAAGGAGGATGACCAGGTGCTCCTTTCCCGTCATGCCCATACACTTGAACATCTGCTCGTCTTCACCAATCTCGGCAACTATATGATCATTCCCGTCCATGAACTGTCTGAGATCAGATGGAAGGACAATGGCCAGCATCTCTCCAACCGCTTCAGGCTCGGGGCGGATGAATCACCGGTGACGGCCTTCGTCATTGAGGATTATGGGGCCGACCTCTCTGTAGTGACGACCACGCGCCGAGGTCAGATCAAGCGGACTGAGCTCAAGGCCTATGAAGCGAGCCGCATCAGGCGGCCGATTTCCGGCATCAGCCTCAAGAAGGACGACCAGGTGGTTTCAGTGGAACTTTCCCAGGGCGGCACGGAGGATGTGCTGCTGATTACACAAAAGGGCATCTCCCTGAGATATCCATTGTCGGAAGTCAATCCGGTCGGCCTGAAGGCGCAGGGCGTCAGGGCAATCCAGCTGAAGCCGGATGATGCGCTTATCTTCTCTGGGCTCGTCTCCGATGAGAAATTCCTCGTCACGGTCTCCCAGCGGGGAGCAGTCAAACGGACATCAATCGATGTATTGGAAAGGGGCGCGCGGGCACAGGTGGGCAGCACACTGCTCAAGGAGATCAAATCGAAGCCTCATCGCATCATCGGTGCCCGGCTCATAGAAAGCAATGTCGATATGGTCCTCTATTCACAGGGCTCCAGCTTCAAATTGGATGCACGATCTATCCGGGTAAGCGGCAAATATGCCAATGGTTCATTTGTGGTCGATGAAAATGAATTCGGCGAGGTGGAGCGCGTCGTGTTTGAAGCGGTCAATAGTTCGAATAGTCCAACTTGAATTTAGGGCTTTAAAGCGTTTTCCCAAATGATATAATATTTGTTATATCAGGAGGTGCTTTATGGGATTTGAAGGAATTGTTCCAGATTGGTTCAAAAGTTTTGTGGACATAGGAAACACCCTGTTGTGGGGAGACTTCCTCATCGGGCTGCTTATTCTTGCAGGTCTTTATTTTTCCATCAGCTCGAGGTTCGTCCAGTTCAGATGGTTCAAAGAGATGTTCAAGGTAATTACGGAAAAGGCCGAGACGCTGCCTGACGGCAAGAAAGGGATCGCCCCTTTCCAGGCGTTTGCAATCAGTGCCGCTTCACGCGTCGGCACCGGCAACATCGCAGGTGTAGCGACGGCCATCGTGCTCGGCGGTCCCGGCGCGATATTCTGGATGTGGCTGATCGCGTTCTTCGGTGCAGCGACCGCATTCTTCGAATCCACGCTTGCACAGGTATATAAAGTGAAGGATGAGGAGGGCGGTTTCCGTGGGGGCCCGGCCTACTACATGGAGAAGGGCCTCAACCAGAGATGGCTCGGACTGTTCTTCGCGGTGCTGATCACAATCACATTCGCATTCGTCTTCAACGGGCTGCAGGCGAACACCATCGCCCATGCCTATCAAGAGGCATTCAACCTCGACAGGTGGGTGGTCGGACTCGTCATCGCAATCTTCACGGCCATCGTCATCTTCGGCGGGGCCCGGACCATTGCGAAAGTTACAGGCTACATCGTCCCGGTCATGGCGGTCATCTATCTGCTGGTCGTCTTCGTGATCCTCATCATCAACTACGACCAGATCATTCCGATGCTGACGGCCATCGTCACAAACGCGTTCGGCATCCGGGAAGTCTTTGGTGGTGCACTCGGTGCAGCGATACTGAACGGCTTCCAGCGGGGGCTGTTCTCGAATGAAGCGGGTATGGGTTCTGCACCCAATGCCGCCGCATCCGCTGCGGTCAGCCACCCTGTCAAGCAGGGGCTGATCCAGGCGCTCGGCGTGTTCTTCGATACGATGATCGTCTGTACGGCAACGGCCATCCTGATCCTGATGTATACGGATCTGAGCTATGGAGCAGACGCACTCCAGGGCATCCAGGTGACACAGGCGGCGATGTCGGAGCAGATCGGCTCCTTCGGGGCGACCTTCATCGCGATCGTCATCCTGCTCTTCGCCTACAGTTCCATCCTCGGGAACTACTTCTACGGTCAGAGCAACCTGAACTACATCAAGGAGAACCGGGTGGTTCTGCTTATATTCAAGGTGCTTGTCGTCGTCATGGTCTTCATCGGTGCGGTGATGGACCTTGAGACGGCCTGGGCGACAGCGGACATGTTCATGGCACTCATGGCGGTGACCAACCTTGTCGCGGTATTCGGACTGAGCCATATCGTCTGGCAGGTTGCAGCCGACTATAAGGCGCAGCTGAAAACGGGTGTGAATCCCGTCTTCCAGACGAACAACATCAAAGCCGACCTTTCGGAAGTCGATGAATGGGGCGAGAACCGCTACGCCTATCGCAATGAAGAAAGGCCATAAAAGGCACATAATAAAAAGAGCAGACCATATGGTCTGCTCTTTTCTAGTTGAAGAGTGATCTGAAGAAGGAGACGATGCTTGAGAAGAAATCGGATGCCGCCTTCTTGAATGATTCCCAGGCGCTCGATTCCTGTATATCCTGTCCAATCTCCTCAGCCTGATCGGCTGCATTCTGGAATGCTTCACTCGAAGTGATCTGATCGAGGAGGTTCTGGGCGCTGTCCTTCAGCCGTTCGGCCTCCTCGCTCTGGAAGATGCCGGAGTCCTGTATCTGGATGATGATGACGACGATCCTGTCGATCTGATCCTGTGACAGCAGGCCGTCGAGGCCGTTGGCCGCCATCTGCTCATCGACGATATCCCTGATCTCCTGCTCCGTCAGGTCGCCGCCCTGGTTGATGACTTCAATTTTGATGTCGGTGATCATCTTGTTCAGCTGCTCCTGGGAGAACCCTTCGACATTGCTGTTCTCCTCGGAGATGCCGGAGATCGTCTCAAGTTCCTCTTGGGAGTTCTGTGTACGTTCGGTATCTATAGCCTCCCCCTGTGATTCGTACGCTTTGTAGATGCCGGAGAGGGCACTTTCACCGGTGACATCCTCGGCTGCCCCGATGACCACTTCCGCATCGGTGATGCCGGAAGTCAGCAGTGCATTCTTGTATGTCTCCTCTGTAATTTCTGTGATGTCCCCCATGCTCTCATCCACGGTGATGTCAAGGCCATGGCCTTCAGATTCCTGTATGATGCGGATGCTCGATTTGAGCACGTCATTGCTGTAGTCCTTGCCGATGTACTGCTGTACATCCTCGCTGTAGACATATTCGATTTTGTCGTTCTCCTCGGTGCCGAGTATTTCACGTGTCGCATCAAGCAGCTGCTGGTCGCTCTCAAGCGCTGCGCCATAAACTGTGACCGCTTCCTCCCATTCCGAAGCCGCCTGGGCCGGAACGGGCAACAGCAGCACGAGCATCATTGCCAAAAGTAATATTTTTTTAGTCATTTCCATCCCTCATTCCTTATATATATTTTACTATATAAGCATACGGCACCACAATTTTTTATCCTCCATGGAATGATGGGGAGATATTATTTCTTTATTAATTTCTAAAAACCGGTTAAAATGATTTGATAGATTGATGACAGGAGCATGATTATGGACAATGAATACAGACGTTCCGACAGGCCGCAGCCCGAAGGGCGGAAGCGGCGCATCCGGAAGCGGGCGCTCATTCCGCTCATACTGCTCGCGGTGCTCGTCGGCACAATCCTATATGTGTATTTCTCATACCAGTCCGGTCTCGATATCGCACGCGAAAACGGGGTTGAACAGGAGGAGATGGAATTCAACGGGGCGGATGACAACGACGGCAAGAAGAACATCCTGCTGCTCGGCGCCGACCGCGAGGTGGATGGTGCCCAGCGGACGGACGTCATCATGCTGGCACAGTATGACTACATGAACAAGGAAATGAAGATGGTCTCCCTCATGCGGGATATATACGTGGAGATTCCCGGCTTCCAGAGCTACAAGATCAATTCCGTCTACTCCCTCGGGGGTGTCGAACTGCTCAGGCAGACCATCCAGCAGAACTTCGGCGTCGAAGTCGAGGAATATGCAGTCATCGACTACCAGGCCTTCGAATCGGTCGTT from Salinicoccus sp. RF5 includes these protein-coding regions:
- a CDS encoding DUF1002 domain-containing protein → MTKKILLLAMMLVLLLPVPAQAASEWEEAVTVYGAALESDQQLLDATREILGTEENDKIEYVYSEDVQQYIGKDYSNDVLKSSIRIIQESEGHGLDITVDESMGDITEITEETYKNALLTSGITDAEVVIGAAEDVTGESALSGIYKAYESQGEAIDTERTQNSQEELETISGISEENSNVEGFSQEQLNKMITDIKIEVINQGGDLTEQEIRDIVDEQMAANGLDGLLSQDQIDRIVVIIIQIQDSGIFQSEEAERLKDSAQNLLDQITSSEAFQNAADQAEEIGQDIQESSAWESFKKAASDFFSSIVSFFRSLFN
- the parC gene encoding DNA topoisomerase IV subunit A, which encodes MTEQVQQLQLEDVIGDRFGRYSKYVIQDRAIPDVRDGLKPVQRRILYAMYKEGNTFEKSFRKSAKTVGNVIGNYHPHGDSSVYEAMVRLSQEWKMREELIDMHGNKGSVDGDPPAAMRYTEARLSEISNEMLRDINKKTVDFINNFDDTEMEPTVLPSKFPNLLVNGSTGISAGYATDIPPHNLEEVIDATLKVIDKPSASMDELMEIIKGPDFPTGGIIQGKDQIRKAYETGRGKIIVRSRVRTEDTRGGKTHIIIDELPFEVNKANLVKKMDEIRADRKIDGIIEVRDETDREGMRIIVEVKKEANVEGIINYFYKKTDLQVSYNFNMVAISDRAPKQLGLKEILESYIAHQKDVILRRSQYELSEAERRMHIIEGLMHALSILDEVIRVIRESDNKRNAKANLVEAFSFTEAQAEAIVMLQLYRLTNTDIAELETEHSELEYTINQLREILGNEKQLLKVIKKELRDIKKKYATPRRSTVEDEIEAIELEKEVLIAKEEVVVSLTKEGYVKRTSLRSYNASTPDEIGMKEDDQVLLSRHAHTLEHLLVFTNLGNYMIIPVHELSEIRWKDNGQHLSNRFRLGADESPVTAFVIEDYGADLSVVTTTRRGQIKRTELKAYEASRIRRPISGISLKKDDQVVSVELSQGGTEDVLLITQKGISLRYPLSEVNPVGLKAQGVRAIQLKPDDALIFSGLVSDEKFLVTVSQRGAVKRTSIDVLERGARAQVGSTLLKEIKSKPHRIIGARLIESNVDMVLYSQGSSFKLDARSIRVSGKYANGSFVVDENEFGEVERVVFEAVNSSNSPT
- a CDS encoding sodium:alanine symporter family protein gives rise to the protein MGFEGIVPDWFKSFVDIGNTLLWGDFLIGLLILAGLYFSISSRFVQFRWFKEMFKVITEKAETLPDGKKGIAPFQAFAISAASRVGTGNIAGVATAIVLGGPGAIFWMWLIAFFGAATAFFESTLAQVYKVKDEEGGFRGGPAYYMEKGLNQRWLGLFFAVLITITFAFVFNGLQANTIAHAYQEAFNLDRWVVGLVIAIFTAIVIFGGARTIAKVTGYIVPVMAVIYLLVVFVILIINYDQIIPMLTAIVTNAFGIREVFGGALGAAILNGFQRGLFSNEAGMGSAPNAAASAAVSHPVKQGLIQALGVFFDTMIVCTATAILILMYTDLSYGADALQGIQVTQAAMSEQIGSFGATFIAIVILLFAYSSILGNYFYGQSNLNYIKENRVVLLIFKVLVVVMVFIGAVMDLETAWATADMFMALMAVTNLVAVFGLSHIVWQVAADYKAQLKTGVNPVFQTNNIKADLSEVDEWGENRYAYRNEERP